Proteins co-encoded in one Helicobacteraceae bacterium genomic window:
- a CDS encoding glycosyltransferase — IAESMACGAICAVTDVGDSAKIVGDLGFVAPPREPEALAKAIENALERSKNEPELGERIRSSVIDRFSLERMADRTLEALNQTTIAFIITGLNVGGAETTLYKLLERLDRRRFRPYVISLTGNGDLTPKFEALGFPIRAINLRNPFNFFALIIALRRIKPDIVHTWMYHADLIGAIAARFASAKKIAWCIRNSNLDKDKTKLSTRLVVKLCATLSKRLPKTIISCSAAAATIHEELGYDRSKTRVIPNGFDLSVFKPDIAARAKIRKELALDDQTPLIGLIARYDPQKNHIGFIEAAALIAKRVSRTRFVLVGKGIDGANETLAEAIAAKNLTDKFSLIGAREDIPAICAALDVLVSFSSYGEAFPNVLGEAMACGVPCAATDAGDSAYIVGDTGKIVEIGDARALADAVLEIFALSKKDRRVLSQRARDRIEKNFEIGDMVKRYEACYEELLCAA, encoded by the coding sequence ATAGCCGAATCGATGGCTTGCGGCGCGATCTGCGCCGTTACGGACGTAGGCGATAGCGCCAAGATCGTAGGCGATCTAGGCTTTGTCGCTCCTCCAAGAGAGCCTGAAGCGTTGGCAAAAGCGATAGAAAATGCGCTTGAGAGATCGAAAAACGAACCCGAACTAGGCGAGCGTATCAGATCAAGCGTAATCGATCGCTTTTCGCTTGAAAGAATGGCGGATAGGACGCTTGAGGCGCTTAATCAAACTACGATCGCTTTTATTATTACGGGGCTTAATGTTGGCGGCGCGGAGACGACGCTGTATAAGTTATTAGAAAGGCTCGATCGCCGACGTTTTCGCCCTTATGTTATTTCGCTAACCGGAAACGGCGATCTTACGCCTAAGTTTGAGGCGCTTGGCTTTCCTATTCGAGCTATAAACTTAAGAAACCCGTTTAATTTTTTCGCGCTTATAATCGCGCTACGCAGAATAAAGCCCGATATTGTTCATACATGGATGTATCACGCCGATCTAATCGGGGCGATCGCGGCGCGTTTCGCGAGCGCAAAAAAGATCGCGTGGTGTATTCGCAACTCCAATCTCGACAAGGATAAAACAAAACTTTCCACAAGGCTGGTAGTAAAACTCTGCGCAACGCTCTCAAAACGGCTGCCAAAAACTATTATATCTTGTTCCGCGGCGGCGGCAACAATACACGAAGAGCTAGGCTACGATCGCTCCAAAACGCGAGTTATTCCAAACGGATTTGATCTAAGCGTTTTCAAACCCGATATAGCCGCGAGAGCCAAGATCAGAAAAGAGTTGGCGCTCGACGATCAAACGCCGCTAATTGGCTTAATCGCAAGATACGATCCGCAAAAAAATCATATCGGCTTTATCGAGGCGGCTGCTCTGATCGCAAAAAGAGTTTCGCGAACGCGTTTTGTTCTTGTCGGCAAGGGGATCGACGGCGCGAACGAAACGCTTGCGGAGGCGATCGCGGCGAAAAACCTAACCGACAAGTTTTCGCTTATCGGCGCTCGCGAGGATATTCCCGCGATCTGCGCGGCTTTAGACGTTTTGGTTTCATTCTCTTCCTATGGCGAGGCTTTTCCAAATGTGCTGGGCGAGGCGATGGCTTGCGGCGTTCCGTGCGCCGCGACGGACGCGGGGGATAGCGCCTATATTGTCGGCGACACGGGCAAGATCGTTGAAATAGGCGACGCGCGGGCGCTTGCCGACGCCGTTTTAGAAATTTTTGCGCTAAGCAAAAAAGATCGGCGCGTTTTAAGCCAAAGGGCAAGAGATCGAATCGAGAAAAACTTTGAAATAGGCGATATGGTAAAACGCTACGAAGCGTGTTACGAGGAGCTGTTATGTGCGGCGTAG